One Mus musculus strain C57BL/6J chromosome 2, GRCm38.p6 C57BL/6J genomic window, TGCTGTTATGGCGGGTGCTAACAGGCTACATTATCTTTATGCCTCCAAGGTAACCTGAAGCAGCTGTCTATTGCCTTGGCACTACCTTACCCTGAAGCGTCTGCCCTGCTGGGGACTGTAACCCGAGCCAACTGCCTGCCTTACAGAGGCTTCTTTAGCTACTGAcagcaagaaaggaagggagagcgTGAAGTCCCCCAGATGGATCCTTCCAAGCGGCCCGATGCTGAGCGACTCTCTGAGAGGATGGCCCTGCCATCTCCACTTCTACGTAAGGGCAACAGTCACTAGTGTGTTCTCTTCAGGCACGGAAACAAATACTCGAAGGAAACCTCTggaagatttctttttctcttttgaactCTGCCATGTATTGCCGCAGGCCATGTCCACGTGGAAATCGAGGCTCACCAAAAGCCTGAAGCTCCCGTCTCGAAGGATGCACTCCTTCCCATGCTCGGCTTTGCTGTCCTGTTTTGGCAATACCAGGGAAAATGCTACCTTTGATCAGTCCAGCTCGGCGGATACTCACTCTGCCATCTATGTCCAGCCCATGGCCAAAGCAGGCACACATCCAAGTCACCCAAAGGTGGAAGAAAGAGCTGCAGAGAAAAGGCGAGATTCTGGTATACACTTGGAGCAAAATGGCACCGCAAATGGCAATAACAGCAAACACACTGCTGTCCAGCCTGTAGAGACCCCTGAGGATTTTGCCAGGTCCCTGAATGAGGAAGTAGACTGTGAAGCCGTTACTTTCCAGACGTCCATCCCTAGACCATCAATTATTGACATGCCAAAGGTGAGTGAGCTTTCCCACTGCTGTTACAGATAAGGCTGTGTTAGGGAACGTTCTATCATTTTTTGGAAAAACTCTGGCAAACATCCTTGTTTAAATTCATTACTGTATATGACACACAGAATTCTCTCTTGCTAGTGAGAGGAACTGTGGAAAGCCTTTTAAATTTTCAGCGTGTTCGCTGAAGATATATATAGAGAAATGACAAAGAATTCAGGAGCTGTCACAATGGCAAACCAGACTTTAGTGAACTGGTTATAAtgcctccaaacaaacaaaagatcagAAGATGTATatattattcacacacacacacacacacacacacacacacacacacacacacacacacgtatatgtgtgtgcatgtaacacTTGCATATAGTTAAAAAAACTGATCTATAACTTTCTATCTACTAAAATCCACAATATGAAGTCTGACCATGGAATTTCAGAAATTGTCTTTAGCAGTTAGAATGTATCCTGTCTGGACAATTGGGAATGATGGGGGAAGTTGGAAATGATAAGCAGCCCCATGTACAGAGCAGAAAGGAACTGGCAGAAAATGGTATTCATAAATAAGGGATGATGCCTGTCTAACTTTTAAGATTTaaagacaggaagaggagggatTTGAAAGCTGGCGTCCCTGCTCTCCTGGGGCTTGGTCTTGAGTTACTGCTTTCTTGCCTTTGTTTCGGCATTACTGGATTTTAGTTT contains:
- the LOC108168726 gene encoding uncharacterized protein LOC108168726, with protein sequence MLSDSLRGWPCHLHFYVRATVTSVFSSGTETNTRRKPLEDFFFSFELCHVLPQAMSTWKSRLTKSLKLPSRRMHSFPCSALLSCFGNTRENATFDQSSSADTHSAIYVQPMAKAGTHPSHPKVEERAAEKRRDSGIHLEQNGTANGNNSKHTAVQPVETPEDFARSLNEEVDCEAVTFQTSIPRPSIIDMPKEEEPHQEPQCPELEQKMLSVMKGYESFHNSEDTTEKCSRILGGVAGPLAITSSIMMLQSAQPKGKQKLKADVDIQVTSLGEIISDLITLSLPHDHVKIQDVENMRQLMKVVSNQANGLCPRAEMANSESSHRSPVVPMVREPVIPFISYTRNSTKDLFSERAHFGLYSDLVEMANILTLDSIAQN